In Ooceraea biroi isolate clonal line C1 chromosome 6, Obir_v5.4, whole genome shotgun sequence, the genomic stretch GCAGGGCTTCATCATAGTGATTGTATACATCGTTAACGGCGAAGTCGCGATTATCGGTCCAATGCTGCGGAAAATAAGATGGAAACGCAGAGTGGACGAGGAGCACACGTCAGAGCCCATCAAAGGTACCGCGCTGCGGGCTTACAAATCTATCTGTTCATGTAATGCTTGCCGGTAGTGTTACATTTATATGATATGTCCGTCAGTGTGCTCGAAAGCTGACGCCGAAGTGGAGAACGATTCGGCGATCCCGCCagcgccgtcgtcgtcgatcgcCGGCGAGCCGTACCGGGAAGCGCGCGGCGTCGCCGCGGGTAGCATAGACATGCGGGAGTTCGTGTCCGAGTCGTCGTCCGCCTACGCCAAGGGCTCCGTTCCCGTCAACAGATTTCTGCCGGAGATTCGGGTGGACCACTCGGACGACATTAATCTCGAGAACTACAACACGAGTCCGCGCAAGTATCAGGAGCCACCGGCGTTCGACGCGGCGTTCTCCGCGCGCGGTTCCCGCTGCGTCAACGAGCCGGCGGCCTACGGCGGTGTCAACGACTGCTGCAGCTTCCGCGGTGATGCTGGCAAGTATCGCGGCGACGGCAAGGTCTTCCTGCCGTCAACGGCGAGCGTGTCCGCCGAGTCCTCGGCCAAGGTCCTCTGCAGCGCCGACGTCGAGGCGCGCTTAGGCGCTCTGCCAGACGTCACGTTGGCTGTGAAGAGCGAGTGTGCCGAGTTGTCGTCGCGGGCGAGCACGGAGCTGAAGACCAGGGAGCACGTCGTGAATCCGCCCATGCCGGACATCGCTAACACGAGCGAACGCAAGCAACCCGACGGCGAAGAGAAAATCCCGGAGATCACGGTAACCGGCTGCGCCGACAGCGCAACCAGCGGTATGCTAGACCGCATCTCTCACGATCTTGATTATCTGCTTAATCGCACACACGCGAAAGAGGGAGCTTAGAATCCCGGTGGGATGGGAAAaagtacacacacatacatacacacatatgcaTACACGTACATAAAAGTGCGACAAATGTAGGTTgttaaatttgtacaaaattgCAGACTTTGTCAGGAATTTTTATGCGAGTGTACGAGTATTCCGCCgctcgtataaaatatatttagaataaatattaattaataggtACTTAGAATTAATATTCGTTGATACTCGCGTTTCTCACCGTATAACAAGAACTTGACGTGATACGATTACACTTGGAAGCTGCAAGCCAAGTACTAAATACAGGTCTATGTAcgatctctttttatttctatatctcGTACGTAATTATGTACACTCTTACGCCAGATCGATCGTAATGTGATTACGGTTCGACTATAGTTGTAAGGAAACGATGCGAAAAGCGATTGTCGTCGCGTTCCATccagaatttattttaagtataATCTGGAATTTTTCATGCTACATTATGGACGTTTACACTTGTCCGTTGTATATCGTGAGAAGACTTATCGTCCCTCCAATAAATGATGAAAAGTACTGTGcgttcgattcgattcgatacgatacgattttGAGAAGGCAAGGTAGTCCAGATAATGGCATTTCCGAgttaaagtatttatttatcactgtCATCGTACAGCCCTTTCATAATATCCACGAGTCAGTCGTCGCGCTTTTCGTCGTTTATAATTTGCATTATAAAGCTATACACATTGAATTTAGTTTGATAATCTACTTATATACTTAAGATCGAAGTTtatgttgttgttgttgttggtAGTAGTTACCTCTAGTAGGGTTAGTCGTTTACTTAATGAGAAAATGCTTCACTGAAATCGATTCGACCGAGGTACGAAATTGGAGCGGTATTTCTTGGCCAAGCACGTGTTATAAATGCAAAAGACGTAATAAGATCTGTGTTAGTCTGTTAGCACTCGAATATACCTATATGACTAGTTTTCTGTGTCTCAAcagatttttcttaaaaatataaagtatttacAAGGATTTCAGCTAATTTTATCgagatttaataaatcttgGTTTAATCACATCAATAATACCCAAGTATAGAGTAGGGCCGTGGCTTTATCCGATTACTACAAAGTTAATTGAGCCAGTATTAACATCGCAATCTCATCTACATAACTAAAGATATAGTAAAATGAACAAGCACATCGTTTGACTTTCTCTTAAGCGAAAGCTGTTTGCATTCGCTTACTTTTAGACAGACTTGATGATACAttgagtattttcaaaaagtgATAAGagcggagaaaaagagatcgtCCGAGGAGAAAACTGAGAATCCATACAGTATTTCGTTTAATGTCAATTGAATTCACCGATTGATCGATCAATCAGTTCACAACAGCTGTACAATGAAGAGACAATTTTTTGTACGcatgattaaaattgatttttctcaatttgtatgcacgaaataaattttatatagtatACGTCACGTCACGTGGAAAAGCAGAATACAATTTCGGTGGGTTGACTTTTTTTACCTTTCGTAATTCTAAACGTCGACATCGTAAGAGATACGAGATACATGATGAACCTTCGCGATCGCATCTCGAGATAAGATAGATTATGACAGGTAAGTATAAAATCGTACATAGCTTCGCATAAATACGAATCGATATCCAGCGGTCCTCTAACAGTATCCTCTTAATTATACAATCACAAGTATTTGGTCTTTTTACATTAGATTCATATATACTCTTTGtcaatttattgtatatttgtaaCGTAAAAACTCTAGAAAATATAGAGGGGTCAACGAAATGTGACAACACAGAGCCGTTACTTCGATATAGCCTAAAGACGAAAGTAAAGACGCTATAAACAGTTCCTAATTCGCAGTCGTACTTAACTCCGAGATGTAGCCACGGCACCCTCCCACCTTTACTTCCGttcttctctccttcctgtttttacttaaatataaaaatacatagcCAGTCTATACATAAAGCGTGCAAAGTGGCACAGTGAACTGAGTTATCAGACGTCCTGGATGGTTAACTACCGCTCTCGCTGATTGTCGGCGGTTCTGCATCATCGTGAAGTTTATTCGTCTTGTTACTTGACACAGGTATACCTGAGGTTTTTGGCAGCAGGTTAGTTACACTATCACTATTGGATGCTGTGACATTGCACACGGAATTGTCAAAGTGTTGCAGACATGGAAACTCCGGACCAGGCAGCAATAAAGTAGTTTGAGTAGGAAGATTCGTTAGCGACACCATTCCCGGCGTCACCATTTGCTTGTTGAAGTATCTCCTCAATGCTTCTTCAATTAAATTGGCTATTTTATCACGATCGTTCTACGAAGAAGTCACAGCATAAGATATCACTGTCGCAGCAACATTGAATATACGCCGACGCGAGATCACCCACCTCATTAATAAAACCAAAATGTACAAGTTCTTGCGCGAGAAGCATTGAAGTGTCCATTTGGCTCACAGGACATGTCAATTGTCTATTCATTTTGTCATCCATTCGCAACAATATTGTCATCTGTAAAATACACGAAAAAACCGGTTTTTAGATACACAGATCATTTATATGTTctatcttattaaaaaaaaactgctGTATGCGTGCCACTCACAAGTAATTCATTACTATCTTCTCTAGGTTTAACATTACACATCATATTAACTACTCTTCGTGACTCCACGTCCACGGGCTCGGGTGTAACCGATTTGACCGATTCTGTTACTTCGGGCGATATCGCCCTCGGTCGGACTGGCGGAGGCAATTTCGCCATAAATGCAGTCAATGGATATATCCCGAACCTTACAACCCCACAATACTCCGGTTATCAAACGTACaagacaaaaatatatacaatcgATCGAGATACTCACTTTACatcttcaataaatttttctaatttctccATGGGAATATCACTtaatcgaatttgttgcgGGGGCACcccttgatattttatttcggcGACTACGGTATCTGGTCCATATAGCCTTTGTAACATTTCATACGAGATTGTTTCCGAAATGTTAGCTGCGGAAAgtcgataattataattattttcgcttttattaattaagttatatacgtgattatatattttaactgttataaaataataaagcataTCGATTATCGTGTAGCATACAAAAAGCTATTTTCCAACTTACTAGCTGAATTGACCAAGGCGTGCGCTGCGAGCACCTTGAGAGAGTGTACTTCAAATAGAACGGGATGAAATAACAACTCTCTTGCACTCGGTCTGCTAAGAGGGTCCACCTGAAGACATTTacgaataaaatctttttgttGAACATCGTCTAAAGATTCTATTGTCTTCTGGATGTTTTCTTCAGTAACGATTGTACCCGTATCACCGTTACCCTGAATTTCCAGCGCGGCCATCTCCAAAGCACACATTCCGAAAGAATATATGTCAATAGCTGGGGTAACAGAATCTTAAAAGAGAGAACAGATAATTGCAGATAAACAATTCGATCGTATAATTCGTACGTTTTTATGTACGGATGATATACTCACTTCCATATTCGGGGGCCACAAAATGCATGTTCTTCATGTACATTCTACAAGTCTTGATGTGGTGATGAATCGTGTCTGGAGCTACTGcatgaaaaaaagattattgctattttcataaatattctcGTTCTATTTTAAGCAAAGTATCAACATAAAAATGGCATATTGAtacgaaaatattcaataatgtGTTAGAGAAACTTCGTTCGTAGGGTAGCCGCTAAACAGAATTCTGTAGATATAACATgcgtaaaacgtaaaaaataaaatacacgcTTCGATCTTTGGATAACCAACACATTTTATACGCATATTTACTACATATTCTGTACGTTTGCGCCTACGTTAAGATGAGTGAATAAATCTCTCTAGAAAAATTGTGGTTTGACTGAAAATTTATCCTAAGAGTAACTTGAGCCCTGTttcatacaattaataatttttcgcaTGTACGAATGCGAAAATGtctgaaaaaggaaaatgtcttttaaaaaatacaaacaagttataaatcattattctgtttaaacaaataattatccatgtttttttatatgttacatgttAGCACTCTATTGCTGTAAAGAGTCACTTTCAAGAAAAGTCCTACTCGAGGAGTAGGAACATGTATACGAACTGAGTGTATAGGGAGTGGAACCCTTGACGAAACCTTTGGGGAACCCTTCAATCAGGGATGATGGgacatgaataaataaaatgtatgaagtacataaaaatacgaTGAAAGTAGTGCGTGCGCTAGGTGATTATGAGAAGAACAACGATACGCAAGAATACTTTGTTCTTCTTACTTAAGTACAATCAATAACCAGAAGGATAAATATAGTGCAACATAGTGGCActagcaaaattaaaatatactttaattatttgtatatttaatgaagcTACTTATTAATTAGTATAGAAGTTGTTTACCTCGCTATGCCTAATTTTTACTTAGCTGACAATAGTCGATGACAATCTGCCAAATgattttttcttgaaattcaCCACCTTTGACAATTACACCAATTGAAGAACACCGACATGTTGGTGGTGGATTTATCCTCTGGATGGACGAAAGTACGATTTGTACTTCCTCTCTCTTCAAAGGCTTTGCTGtgtttttttcattatctAGATTAGCCTATTTGctacaattaaaaatgagGACTCAAGTTACTCCTAATGTGAAAAGTCAGTTTAAACACAATCTTTCTAACGGATTCATGTTACTAACATTATACAGAAATTACAGAGAAACGTCTTATAATCTAGAGAGTGgcaatatgtacaaataatcCTAAACAccatttaaatgaaatataattcaatgaaGCTACATCCGTTCTTATGTAGCCACAACGAATATTCAAttcttaatatatatgtatatgttagaAGATGCTATATGTTTatgctaaaaaatatttaacaatttacaAGTGATTAGTAAACATTTGATGGGATCCCTGCTAAATACATTATaacaaacaatattaaatatttatttatataaatttaataatagctGCATTATACCtttcttacaattagtttTATGTATCAATTAGTAagacattatatatatgtcttactaatatatatatactttttttcatacatgtacatatttcataagtgaaatatacatatttgaatAAGTATTTTCATGATGTTTGTGTTATATCGTGGCAAAACCACTTTGAGAAGTACGTATTTTGGCATACATTAATGAATCATGTTATTTGTCATGTTATTTGTTCACTCAAGAACGCAATCAAGTACTGAGTCACAGAAAGCTTATTTACGTCAATGAATAATGAGAATGAAAAGTATAGAAAACATATGACATTCTCGAAATATCTACTCCACCTGTACTTTATACATACAAGGtgtaaagaggaaaaagatatttacgaTTTAGAGAGCGTACATAATACTCACTAAACAGAAAAAtctacaccctgtataaaaaaattaagcacTAGTGAGAATACATTATTACTGTTTTGTATTTCTCATGCAGTCAGAGAGACAATATAATGCTTGCTTTGTTTTCCACGAGAAATTATAATAGGacaatgtaaatgtaaatgacgACAATGTACTCTTTGATAACATGTTGTAAATGAGATGGATGTATTTCTCATAtacataatttcatttaattatagaGTGATTCACTTAAATTTTAACACATCTATTATTTCCTGGCACATGTCGAAATGTCGAAACTTACCAACACTGTTTCTGCTGATAATTATTTGTTCAAATGTAACAAACCTTCCGACTTACTAGCTGAAttctaaaattgtaaaattcaaCTAATAGTTtgtatcgttttttttttgtgtGTATTTGTCTCAATGAACGTTGATGTACGGCATAAAACATTATATAGatctatttataaaatcgaAGTGAAAACCAGAATCTCTGCAAATAGAAATTCTATAGAAAACtgtaatttaacaaataagtAACCTCTTCATCTAGTTTATCTCTTTATCATCTAGTTTATCAGTAAAAATCCTACCTCAATATCTTTAATGGTTCAGGAAATAACAGATGTATGACACACTTAAGT encodes the following:
- the LOC105276405 gene encoding nuclear receptor-binding protein isoform X1, producing the protein MPGSRSSTDPEHKSPRESGEDSEDESEILEESPCGRWLKRREEHFPFQVYVGSKSTLAEGQTNFGSTRGTENEVTEMEVGQRDVPGIDCAYLAMDTEEGVEVVWNEVQFSERKNFKAQEEKIQLVFENLTQLEHPNIVKFHRYWTDTHNDKPRVIFITEYMSSGSLKQFLKRTKRNVKKLTLQAWKRWCTQILSALSYLHSCSPPIIHGNLTCDTIFIQHNGLIKIGSVAPDTIHHHIKTCRMYMKNMHFVAPEYGNSVTPAIDIYSFGMCALEMAALEIQGNGDTGTIVTEENIQKTIESLDDVQQKDFIRKCLQVDPLSRPSARELLFHPVLFEVHSLKVLAAHALVNSATNISETISYEMLQRLYGPDTVVAEIKYQGVPPQQIRLSDIPMEKLEKFIEDVKFGIYPLTAFMAKLPPPVRPRAISPEVTESVKSVTPEPVDVESRRVVNMMCNVKPREDSNELLMTILLRMDDKMNRQLTCPVSQMDTSMLLAQELVHFGFINENDRDKIANLIEEALRRYFNKQMVTPGMVSLTNLPTQTTLLLPGPEFPCLQHFDNSVCNVTASNSDSVTNLLPKTSGIPVSSNKTNKLHDDAEPPTISESGS
- the LOC105276405 gene encoding nuclear receptor-binding protein isoform X3, with the translated sequence MPGSRSSTDPEHKSPRESGEDSEDESEILEESPCGRWLKRREEVYVGSKSTLAEGQTNFGSTRGTENEVTEMEVGQRDVPGIDCAYLAMDTEEGVEVVWNEVQFSERKNFKAQEEKIQLVFENLTQLEHPNIVKFHRYWTDTHNDKPRVIFITEYMSSGSLKQFLKRTKRNVKKLTLQAWKRWCTQILSALSYLHSCSPPIIHGNLTCDTIFIQHNGLIKIGSVAPDTIHHHIKTCRMYMKNMHFVAPEYGNSVTPAIDIYSFGMCALEMAALEIQGNGDTGTIVTEENIQKTIESLDDVQQKDFIRKCLQVDPLSRPSARELLFHPVLFEVHSLKVLAAHALVNSATNISETISYEMLQRLYGPDTVVAEIKYQGVPPQQIRLSDIPMEKLEKFIEDVKFGIYPLTAFMAKLPPPVRPRAISPEVTESVKSVTPEPVDVESRRVVNMMCNVKPREDSNELLMTILLRMDDKMNRQLTCPVSQMDTSMLLAQELVHFGFINENDRDKIANLIEEALRRYFNKQMVTPGMVSLTNLPTQTTLLLPGPEFPCLQHFDNSVCNVTASNSDSVTNLLPKTSGIPVSSNKTNKLHDDAEPPTISESGS
- the LOC105276405 gene encoding nuclear receptor-binding protein isoform X2; this encodes MPGSRSSTDPEHKSPRESGEDSEDESEILEESPCGRWLKRREEHFPFQVYVGSKSTLAEGQTNFGSTRGTENEVTEMEVGQRDVPGIDCAYLAMDTEEGVEVVWNEVQFSERKNFKAQEEKIQLVFENLTQLEHPNIVKFHRYWTDTHNDKPRVIFITEYMSSGSLKQFLKRTKRNVKKLTLQAWKRWCTQILSALSYLHSCSPPIIHGNLTCDTIFIQHNGLIKIGSAPDTIHHHIKTCRMYMKNMHFVAPEYGNSVTPAIDIYSFGMCALEMAALEIQGNGDTGTIVTEENIQKTIESLDDVQQKDFIRKCLQVDPLSRPSARELLFHPVLFEVHSLKVLAAHALVNSATNISETISYEMLQRLYGPDTVVAEIKYQGVPPQQIRLSDIPMEKLEKFIEDVKFGIYPLTAFMAKLPPPVRPRAISPEVTESVKSVTPEPVDVESRRVVNMMCNVKPREDSNELLMTILLRMDDKMNRQLTCPVSQMDTSMLLAQELVHFGFINENDRDKIANLIEEALRRYFNKQMVTPGMVSLTNLPTQTTLLLPGPEFPCLQHFDNSVCNVTASNSDSVTNLLPKTSGIPVSSNKTNKLHDDAEPPTISESGS